A stretch of the Prunus dulcis unplaced genomic scaffold, ALMONDv2, whole genome shotgun sequence genome encodes the following:
- the LOC117613617 gene encoding zinc finger MYM-type protein 1-like gives MRESNRRFLVKWFDSFVWLEYSKEKDAAFCLHCYLFKFDFDKQGKAGSNVFTEKGFKNWRKGPENFRYHVGQVGSLHNKATQHCTDLMNQKQHVETIVIKQTDQARINYRILLTAALDCTRYLLRQGLPFRGHDESETSSNKGNYVELLQFLANHDEKVRAIVFENAPKNLKYIAPTIQKDLINSCAAETIDLIISDMDDAFFSILVDESRDVSIREQMAVVLRYVNKKGQVIERFVGVQYVSDTTSSKLKEAIEQLISSTNLSMSRLRGQGYDGASNMIGELNGLKTQILREYPQAYYVHCFAHQLQLALVAVAKGNENIATFFTTASSVVNIIGASCNRRDALREQQQKDIMKALEIDDLEMGARVKSRNYSQTSL, from the coding sequence GAGGGAGAGTAATCGACGTTTTCTTGTGAAATGGTTTGATTCATTTGTTTGGTTGGAGTAtagtaaagaaaaagatgctgcattttgtcttcattgttATCTTTTTAAATTCGACTTTGATAAACAAGGAAAGGCTGGAAGCAATGTCTTCACTGAGAAAGGGTTTAAAAATTGGAGGAAGGGACCCGAGAATTTTAGGTACCATGTTGGACAAGTTGGAAGTCTTCACAATAAAGCTACACAACATTGTACAGATTTAATGAATCAGAAGCAACATGTTGAAACCATTGTGATCAAGCAGACAGACCAAGCTCGTATTAATTATCGCATTCTATTAACTGCCGCACTTGATTGCACTAGATATTTATTGCGACAAGGTCTTCCTTTTCGTGGCCATGATGAAAGCGAAACATCTAGCAATAAGGGTAATTATGTGGagcttttgcaatttcttgccAATCATGATGAGAAAGTTCGTGCCATTGTGTTTGAAAACGCTCCAAAGAATCTCAAGTATATTGCTCCTACAATTCAAAAAGATCTTATCAATTCTTGTGCCGCTGAAACCATTGATCTAATTATTAGTGATATGGACgatgcattcttttctatattAGTAGATGAATCACGTGATGTTTCAATAAGAGAGCAAATGGCAGTGGTGTTGCGTTATGTGAACAAAAAAGGGCAAgtaattgaaaggtttgtgggTGTCCAATATGTCTCTGATACAACTAGTAGCAAATTGAAAGAGGCAATTGAGCAGttgatttcttcaacaaatttgAGCATGTCCAGGCTACGAGGACAGGGGTATGATGGTGCTAGTAATATGATAGGTGAGCTCAATGGTCTTAAAACACAGATTTTGAGAGAATATCCTCAAGCATATTATGTCCATTGTTTTGCACATCAACTACAACTAGCTCTTGTAGCCGTGGCAAAGGGAAATGAAAACATTGCTACTTTCTTCACAACGGCTAGTAGTGTCGTTAATATTATTGGAGCATCGTGTAACCGTCGTGATGCACTTAGagagcaacaacaaaaagatatTATGAAAGCTCTTGAAATTGATGATCTTGAAATGGGGGCGAGGGTTAAATCAAGAAACTACTCTCAAACGTCTTTGTGA